From the genome of Amycolatopsis sp. NBC_01488, one region includes:
- a CDS encoding alginate O-acetyltransferase AlgX-related protein codes for MPSRLRPQSPADGKLPLTPESWLPKEHNLYRPRHSSRQRTALTCAIVFFLAPVLLWVVGVQPTAFENRPLRPFPSLGDGWGFFTGLTGWATDHLPLRQAGVQAADGIGTGVFGDPPGSGQGTNHDTVGIDQGQHPAGTGDVPGYVYPQVIPGKDGWLYLGEDVNAKCRPVMDLDHVVSALQRLRAAVENSGRKFVLLFAPDKYTEEPSHLPDDYVGKACAQARTTDFWNRVPRETGALDLRPALADAKKRLGRPLYDSNDTHWSYDGGLVMTYALGQAITPGSTTNWRAAPDGVRPWPADLARVLGRTEQRQLPTYSLSTDGGADRTRYIASDFRSPLHLTQPDGARPVGSIAPKVEIVADSFTQFATPYLAATCQDVTIVHSDTVAEGNAAQLAEMFADRDVVTFEFVERSVTGGSSALLRDQTIGELANVLAQHPR; via the coding sequence GTGCCGTCCCGACTCCGTCCGCAGTCACCCGCCGACGGGAAACTGCCGCTGACGCCGGAGTCGTGGCTCCCCAAGGAGCACAACCTCTACCGCCCGCGGCACAGCAGCCGGCAGCGCACGGCGCTGACGTGCGCGATCGTCTTCTTCCTGGCCCCGGTGCTGCTCTGGGTCGTCGGCGTGCAGCCGACGGCGTTCGAGAACCGGCCGCTGCGGCCGTTCCCCAGCCTCGGCGACGGCTGGGGGTTCTTCACCGGGCTGACCGGCTGGGCCACCGACCACCTGCCGCTGCGGCAGGCCGGCGTCCAGGCCGCGGACGGCATCGGCACCGGCGTCTTCGGCGACCCGCCCGGCTCCGGGCAGGGCACCAACCACGACACCGTCGGCATCGACCAGGGCCAGCACCCGGCCGGCACCGGCGACGTCCCCGGGTACGTCTACCCGCAGGTGATCCCGGGCAAGGACGGCTGGCTGTACCTCGGCGAAGACGTCAACGCGAAGTGCCGTCCGGTGATGGACCTCGACCACGTCGTCTCCGCGCTGCAGCGGCTGCGCGCGGCGGTCGAGAACTCCGGGCGCAAGTTCGTGCTGCTCTTCGCGCCGGACAAGTACACCGAAGAGCCGTCGCACCTGCCGGACGACTACGTCGGCAAGGCCTGCGCCCAGGCCAGGACCACCGACTTCTGGAACCGCGTGCCGCGCGAGACCGGCGCGCTGGACCTGCGTCCCGCGCTCGCCGACGCCAAGAAGCGGCTGGGCCGGCCGCTCTACGACTCGAACGACACGCACTGGTCGTACGACGGCGGCCTGGTCATGACGTACGCGCTGGGCCAGGCGATCACCCCCGGCAGCACGACGAACTGGCGGGCCGCACCCGACGGCGTCCGGCCGTGGCCGGCGGACCTGGCCCGCGTGCTCGGCCGCACCGAGCAGCGGCAGCTGCCGACCTACAGCCTCAGCACCGACGGCGGCGCGGACCGCACCCGCTACATCGCCAGCGACTTCCGCTCCCCGCTGCACCTGACGCAGCCGGACGGCGCGCGGCCGGTCGGCTCGATCGCCCCGAAGGTCGAGATCGTGGCCGACTCCTTCACCCAGTTCGCGACGCCGTACCTGGCCGCGACCTGCCAGGACGTCACCATCGTCCACAGCGACACCGTGGCGGAGGGCAACGCGGCCCAGCTGGCCGAGATGTTCGCCGACCGGGACGTCGTCACCTTCGAATTCGTCGAGCGCAGCGTCACCGGCGGGTCGTCGGCGCTGCTGCGCGACCAGACGATCGGGGAGCTGGCGAACGTGCTCGCCCAGCACCCGCGCTGA
- a CDS encoding DUF1707 domain-containing protein, translating to MTWQEELRRLDEELAAGSLTADEYRTRRDRVLSMAVTAGDSQPQQAPGQPSTAAETQIITPVSPPSRQQPAPDQPAGSADATQVVSSADAGGERTQVVQPWQQHPNSPSGGFPQPMGQPQYSQPSPPSGFARPQQQPDPWGAAPQDVSPPWGGSEFPPLGPSNNSNAGWISQGPETFQTQPSSGKGKKIAFIALGVVVVVGLAFGVWALFIKNNGDTPVAQQSTSQQPPPVPTTKPLPEPPAAKAEPEDNSSALVTPAGKTRAGGGSFDIAKLESAKFLPPTVTERLKQGGMTDGLLKTTTDGDVTLGLYALEMPDKQSTTPVAQEYANAQQEGGLTASRDLSLHGVPVFAAPDGGGQTVYRAVYVLYSRVIIVDAYGTDKDATLSSFKTLLAAQVQKAPPTERTNN from the coding sequence GTGACCTGGCAGGAAGAGCTGCGCAGGCTGGACGAGGAGCTCGCAGCGGGGAGCCTGACCGCGGACGAGTACCGGACCCGGCGTGATCGTGTGCTGAGCATGGCCGTGACAGCCGGCGACAGCCAACCGCAGCAGGCCCCCGGGCAGCCGTCGACCGCCGCGGAAACCCAGATCATCACGCCGGTGTCGCCGCCTTCGCGGCAGCAGCCCGCCCCCGACCAGCCGGCCGGCTCGGCCGACGCCACACAGGTCGTGTCGTCCGCGGACGCGGGCGGCGAGCGCACCCAGGTCGTGCAGCCGTGGCAGCAGCACCCGAACTCGCCGTCGGGCGGGTTCCCCCAGCCGATGGGGCAGCCGCAGTACAGCCAGCCCTCGCCCCCCAGCGGGTTCGCCCGGCCGCAGCAGCAGCCGGACCCGTGGGGTGCGGCCCCGCAGGACGTCAGCCCGCCGTGGGGCGGCTCGGAGTTCCCGCCGCTGGGCCCGTCGAACAACTCGAACGCGGGCTGGATCAGCCAGGGCCCGGAGACGTTCCAGACCCAGCCGTCGTCCGGCAAGGGCAAGAAGATCGCGTTCATCGCGCTCGGCGTGGTCGTGGTCGTGGGCCTCGCGTTCGGCGTCTGGGCGCTGTTCATCAAGAACAATGGCGACACCCCGGTCGCCCAGCAGAGCACCAGCCAGCAGCCGCCGCCGGTGCCGACGACCAAGCCGCTGCCGGAGCCGCCGGCCGCCAAGGCCGAGCCGGAGGACAACTCCTCGGCCCTGGTGACCCCGGCGGGCAAGACCCGCGCCGGCGGGGGCTCGTTCGACATCGCGAAGCTGGAGTCGGCGAAGTTCCTGCCGCCCACGGTGACCGAGCGGCTCAAGCAGGGCGGCATGACCGACGGCCTGCTCAAGACCACGACCGACGGCGACGTCACGCTCGGCCTGTACGCGCTCGAAATGCCGGACAAGCAGTCCACGACCCCGGTGGCCCAGGAGTACGCGAACGCCCAGCAGGAAGGCGGCCTGACCGCCAGCCGCGACCTGTCGCTGCACGGCGTGCCGGTGTTCGCCGCGCCGGACGGCGGTGGCCAGACGGTCTACCGCGCGGTGTACGTCCTGTACAGCCGGGTGATCATCGTCGACGCGTACGGCACGGACAAGGACGCCACGCTCAGCTCGTTCAAGACCCTGCTCGCCGCGCAGGTCCAGAAGGCGCCCCCGACCGAACGCACGAACAACTGA
- a CDS encoding IS110 family transposase has product MTKSSARDEVLYLRAAGVDVGKRFVMACVRTPDPRRAGRWLLETERFDTTAGAIRDLRDWLTEHAVEIVALEATSDYWRAVYYPLQDAGLNLMLVNPAHLRGIKGRKTDPSDAAFLARAAASGMVLASFVPDRAIRELRELTRRRTEIRADRGREIQRLEKELEDSGLKLTSVLTDVTGVSSRRILAALIDGERDPATLAELALSHARAKIPALTVALEGTFTDHHAFMCRHFLTQIDHLAELVTELDMRIADLMRDRDRDLNNLDTIPGIGRTAAEIIISETGGDMAPFATAAHLASWIGVCPGLNESAGVNKSGHTRHGNANLKRILGTAAMAAIKQKNSYYAVYYRRLAARRGRQRALVAVMHKLTIAIWHILTDKVTHHDLGADYFTRRDPQRTMHQIVKQANALGMTVRFDPIPA; this is encoded by the coding sequence ATGACAAAATCGTCGGCGCGGGACGAGGTGCTGTACCTGCGCGCTGCGGGTGTGGATGTCGGCAAACGGTTCGTGATGGCATGCGTACGCACCCCGGACCCGCGCCGGGCAGGCCGATGGCTGCTGGAGACCGAACGGTTCGACACCACCGCCGGGGCCATCCGGGACCTGCGTGACTGGCTGACCGAACACGCAGTCGAAATCGTTGCCCTGGAAGCCACCTCGGACTACTGGCGTGCGGTGTATTACCCGCTGCAGGACGCCGGGCTGAACCTGATGCTGGTCAACCCCGCCCACCTGCGCGGGATCAAGGGCCGCAAGACCGACCCATCGGATGCGGCGTTCCTGGCCCGCGCCGCCGCCTCGGGAATGGTGCTGGCCTCCTTCGTACCCGACCGCGCGATCCGCGAACTGCGGGAACTGACCCGCCGCCGCACCGAAATCCGCGCCGACCGCGGCCGCGAAATCCAACGACTGGAAAAAGAACTCGAGGACAGCGGCCTCAAACTGACCAGCGTCCTGACCGACGTCACCGGAGTCAGCTCGCGGCGGATCCTGGCCGCATTGATCGACGGCGAACGCGACCCCGCCACACTGGCCGAGCTGGCCCTCAGCCACGCCCGCGCCAAGATCCCCGCCCTCACCGTGGCGCTGGAGGGCACGTTCACCGACCACCACGCTTTCATGTGCCGGCACTTCCTCACCCAGATCGACCACCTCGCCGAACTGGTCACCGAACTGGACATGCGGATCGCCGACCTGATGCGCGACCGCGACCGGGACCTGAACAACCTCGACACCATCCCCGGCATCGGGCGCACCGCCGCCGAGATCATCATCAGCGAGACCGGTGGAGACATGGCCCCGTTCGCCACCGCCGCGCACCTGGCCTCCTGGATCGGCGTCTGCCCCGGCCTCAACGAATCGGCCGGGGTGAACAAATCCGGCCACACCCGCCACGGCAACGCCAACCTCAAACGCATCCTCGGTACCGCCGCCATGGCCGCGATCAAGCAAAAGAACTCCTACTACGCCGTCTACTACCGGCGCCTCGCCGCCCGCCGCGGCCGGCAACGAGCCCTGGTCGCCGTCATGCACAAACTCACCATCGCGATCTGGCACATCCTGACCGACAAGGTCACCCACCACGACCTGGGCGCCGACTACTTCACCCGCCGCGACCCCCAGCGCACCATGCACCAGATCGTCAAGCAGGCCAACGCCCTGGGCATGACCGTCCGCTTCGACCCGATCCCAGCCTGA
- a CDS encoding class I SAM-dependent methyltransferase, translating to MELEKRLRKLVKRYAVARKSYDDLEVRESRLTARLDQLSARYDSLMNHHDELLARHAEVLEEKQAFEEQYRTWVPPGHFYSPFASKEEIGNRAASMFDVNARPAAVDLREAEQIELFGTLADLAGELPFTAERTEKHRYFYENTAYSWSDAIILHTMLRHLRPKRMIEVGSGYSTAMTLDTADGWLPELELTCIEPYPQLLQSLFRPGDEEGVRVLDQAVQDVPLETYDRLEAGDVLFIDSTHVVKAGSDVNHLFFEVLPRLNDGVWVHVHDVFFPFEYPMDWLVEGRAWQEDYLLRAFLMYNRRFEVRWYQQFMWAHHRDLLESRIPELAGNSGGNIWLQKVAG from the coding sequence ATGGAGCTGGAGAAACGGCTCCGCAAGCTGGTCAAGCGCTACGCCGTCGCCCGGAAGTCGTACGACGACCTCGAGGTCCGCGAGAGCAGGCTGACGGCGCGCCTCGACCAGCTGTCCGCGCGCTACGACAGCCTGATGAACCACCACGACGAGCTGCTGGCGCGGCACGCGGAGGTCCTCGAGGAGAAGCAGGCGTTCGAGGAGCAGTACCGCACGTGGGTGCCGCCGGGGCACTTCTACTCGCCGTTCGCCTCCAAGGAGGAGATCGGGAACCGGGCCGCGTCGATGTTCGACGTCAATGCCCGCCCCGCCGCCGTCGACCTGCGGGAAGCGGAGCAGATCGAGCTGTTCGGCACGCTCGCGGACCTCGCGGGTGAGCTGCCGTTCACCGCCGAGCGCACCGAGAAGCACCGGTACTTCTACGAGAACACCGCGTACTCGTGGTCGGACGCGATCATCCTGCACACGATGCTGCGCCACCTCCGCCCGAAGCGGATGATCGAGGTCGGCTCGGGCTATTCGACGGCGATGACGCTCGACACGGCCGACGGCTGGCTCCCGGAGCTGGAGCTGACCTGTATCGAGCCGTACCCGCAGCTGCTGCAGAGCCTGTTCCGGCCGGGCGACGAGGAAGGCGTCCGAGTCCTCGACCAGGCGGTGCAGGACGTCCCGCTGGAGACGTACGACCGGCTCGAGGCCGGTGACGTGCTGTTCATCGACTCGACCCACGTGGTCAAGGCGGGCTCGGACGTCAACCACCTGTTCTTCGAGGTGCTGCCCCGCCTGAACGACGGCGTGTGGGTGCACGTCCACGACGTCTTCTTCCCGTTCGAGTACCCGATGGACTGGCTGGTCGAAGGCCGCGCGTGGCAGGAGGACTACCTGCTCCGGGCGTTCCTGATGTACAACCGGCGGTTCGAGGTCCGCTGGTACCAGCAGTTCATGTGGGCCCACCACCGGGACCTGCTGGAGAGCCGGATCCCCGAGCTGGCCGGCAACTCCGGCGGGAACATCTGGCTGCAGAAGGTCGCCGGGTAG
- a CDS encoding response regulator transcription factor yields the protein MIRVLLADDQILVRAGFRVLLETEDGFEVVGEAGDGEQAVAGAVEHKPDIVVMDVRMPGVDGLEATRRITANPDLAGTKVLVLTTFDVDEYVYEALRAGASGFLLKDTEPVELLRALRVVASGEALLAPTVTRRLIQEFVGRPENRRIDTSAVRQITDREREVLGLVAGGMSNDEIAAHLVISTATARTHVSRIMTKIGARDRAQLVVLAYESGLVTPRHSA from the coding sequence ATGATCCGCGTCCTGCTGGCCGACGACCAGATCCTGGTCCGCGCCGGGTTCCGCGTGCTGCTGGAGACCGAAGACGGCTTCGAGGTCGTCGGCGAGGCGGGCGACGGCGAGCAAGCGGTCGCCGGAGCGGTCGAGCACAAGCCGGACATCGTGGTGATGGACGTCCGGATGCCCGGTGTCGACGGCCTCGAAGCCACCCGCCGGATCACCGCGAACCCCGACCTCGCCGGGACGAAGGTGCTGGTCCTGACCACTTTCGACGTCGACGAGTACGTCTACGAAGCCCTGCGCGCGGGCGCCAGCGGGTTCCTGCTGAAGGACACCGAGCCGGTCGAGCTGCTGCGCGCGCTGCGGGTGGTGGCGAGCGGGGAGGCGCTGCTGGCGCCGACGGTGACGCGGCGGCTGATCCAGGAGTTCGTCGGCCGCCCGGAAAACCGGCGCATCGACACCAGCGCGGTCCGCCAGATCACCGACCGCGAGCGCGAGGTGCTGGGCCTGGTGGCGGGCGGGATGTCGAACGACGAGATCGCCGCCCACCTGGTGATCTCGACGGCGACCGCGCGTACTCACGTCAGCCGCATCATGACGAAGATCGGCGCCCGCGACCGGGCACAGCTGGTGGTGCTGGCCTACGAGTCGGGGCTGGTCACCCCGCGTCACTCCGCCTGA
- a CDS encoding sensor histidine kinase, which translates to MRWPPWVGRVVRTVVVLGFVLGATSASSRWQPGSTPLTSLGAAWLAATVLTLLLVHRFPLTLFLVTAASAFGYYASGLPGGPVILVPTIALFVLTRQRGPLTAGCTGAAALAAAYVAHVVTTRSFTLAAGAAFVVVWQIAVIGVGTAVRYQLDALAARREQANEHRHRLAEQERLRIAREVHDVVAHSLAMINVQAGVAAHVADRRPEQAKEALLNIKAASASALNDLRATLAVLRSGEDKAPAPSLAQAAELLDHARDAGLTVDVHGAAGDLPAPVDAAAYRILQESLTNVVRHADQPKHVDVRFERRTGTFTMKVRDDGRGTSEPTPGHGLRGMSERAAALGGQCTAGPLEGGFEVRVELPIEGEA; encoded by the coding sequence ATGAGATGGCCGCCGTGGGTAGGACGCGTGGTGCGCACGGTCGTCGTCCTCGGGTTCGTGCTCGGAGCGACCAGCGCGTCTTCGCGGTGGCAGCCCGGCTCGACGCCGCTGACGTCGCTGGGCGCCGCGTGGCTCGCCGCGACCGTGCTGACGCTGTTGCTCGTCCATCGCTTCCCGCTGACGCTCTTCCTGGTCACGGCCGCCTCGGCGTTCGGCTACTACGCGTCCGGCCTGCCGGGCGGGCCGGTCATCCTCGTGCCGACCATCGCGCTGTTCGTGCTGACCCGGCAACGAGGGCCGCTCACCGCGGGCTGTACCGGCGCCGCCGCGCTCGCCGCCGCCTACGTCGCGCACGTCGTCACGACCAGGTCGTTCACGCTCGCGGCCGGCGCCGCGTTCGTCGTCGTGTGGCAGATCGCCGTCATCGGGGTCGGGACCGCCGTCCGCTACCAGCTCGACGCGCTCGCCGCCCGCCGCGAGCAGGCGAACGAGCACCGGCACCGGCTCGCCGAGCAGGAACGGCTGCGGATCGCGCGCGAGGTGCACGACGTCGTCGCGCACAGCCTCGCCATGATCAACGTCCAGGCGGGCGTCGCCGCGCACGTGGCCGACCGGCGGCCCGAGCAGGCGAAGGAGGCGCTGCTCAACATCAAGGCGGCCAGCGCGTCCGCGCTCAACGACCTGCGTGCCACCCTGGCCGTGCTCCGCTCGGGCGAGGACAAGGCGCCCGCGCCGAGCCTCGCCCAGGCCGCCGAGCTGCTGGATCACGCGCGCGACGCCGGGCTCACGGTCGACGTCCACGGCGCGGCCGGCGACCTCCCGGCGCCGGTGGACGCCGCCGCCTACCGCATCCTGCAGGAGTCGCTGACGAACGTCGTGCGGCACGCCGACCAGCCGAAACACGTCGACGTCCGGTTCGAACGCCGGACCGGGACCTTCACGATGAAGGTGCGTGACGACGGCCGCGGCACCAGCGAACCGACGCCGGGCCACGGCCTGCGGGGCATGTCCGAACGCGCTGCCGCACTCGGCGGGCAGTGCACCGCCGGGCCGCTCGAGGGCGGTTTCGAAGTGCGCGTCGAGCTACCGATCGAGGGAGAAGCATGA
- a CDS encoding helix-turn-helix transcriptional regulator, with amino-acid sequence MTTAVESDLRRQELARFLRSRRERITPEQVGLPLLGRRRTPGLRREEVAQLAGVGVTWYTWLEQGRDINASEQVLQAIARTLRLDPHEHTHLFRLAGAPEPESEKDCQVLSPQLELMLKKLEPYPVAVRNARCDLLGYNRGYTWLMGDVDAIPFEDRNTLVQCLLNPEWRKRMLDWDTNIPRVIASFRAAMAEHVAEPAWKNLVKRLKAESPLFAELWPHHDVNSEPIRTKRYLHPDVGLLQFNFTYLYYGRRSEITVSTYTPADEATAAKLPLMFD; translated from the coding sequence ATGACCACCGCCGTCGAATCCGACCTCCGCCGGCAAGAGCTGGCGAGGTTCCTGCGCAGCCGGCGTGAACGGATCACGCCCGAGCAGGTCGGCCTTCCGCTGCTGGGCCGCCGCCGGACGCCGGGGCTGCGCCGCGAAGAGGTCGCGCAGCTCGCCGGCGTCGGGGTCACCTGGTACACGTGGCTCGAGCAGGGCCGCGACATCAACGCGTCCGAGCAGGTGCTGCAGGCGATTGCGCGCACGCTGCGCCTCGACCCGCACGAGCACACCCACCTCTTCCGGCTGGCCGGCGCGCCCGAGCCGGAGAGCGAGAAGGACTGCCAGGTCCTCTCGCCGCAGCTGGAGCTGATGCTGAAGAAGCTCGAGCCGTACCCGGTCGCGGTGCGCAACGCCCGCTGCGACCTCCTCGGCTACAACCGCGGCTACACCTGGCTGATGGGCGACGTCGACGCGATCCCGTTCGAGGACCGCAACACCCTGGTCCAGTGCCTGCTCAACCCGGAGTGGCGCAAGCGGATGCTGGACTGGGACACGAACATCCCGCGCGTGATCGCGTCCTTCCGCGCGGCGATGGCCGAGCACGTCGCCGAACCCGCGTGGAAGAACCTGGTCAAGCGGCTCAAGGCGGAGTCGCCGCTGTTCGCCGAGCTGTGGCCGCACCACGACGTCAACTCCGAGCCGATCCGCACGAAGCGGTACCTGCACCCGGACGTCGGCCTGCTGCAGTTCAACTTCACCTACCTGTACTACGGCCGCCGCTCGGAGATCACGGTGTCGACCTACACCCCGGCCGACGAGGCGACGGCGGCGAAGCTGCCCCTCATGTTCGACTGA
- a CDS encoding MFS transporter → MTTTQLAPSTLGAPARPGLTPAGLVTVLLGAALPIIDFFIVNVALPTIDADLHASTATLELVVAAYGIAYAVLLVVGGRLGDSLGRRRLFFIGLWLFTLTSLACGIAPTATTLVIARAAQGAASALLLPQVLSIIQATTSGEERSRALGLYGATGGISTIVGQLLGGALVAADVFGTGWRPIFLVNVPIGLVVLVLARRLPESRAHDPLGVDRLGTLLLATTLLALLVPLMEGRALGWPAWSIVLLALSPVSAATFVHVERRLERLGGTPLLPPSVMRLPSVRSGLMVAIPFFGAFGSFMFVFAMTLQEGLHFGPLGAGAALTPLAVAYFTVSMLSSRLVTRYGQKVVPIGGAITAIGMVVLLCTTLSAWPHVTVLDLAPSMVAIGVGNALAMTTLFRIVLSHVPTDLAGVGSGVMTTNQQTSLALGVATLGSLYAALSGSLGSRDAFAVVIGLVAVLATVVAITARRLPDPRV, encoded by the coding sequence ATGACCACGACTCAACTCGCGCCGAGCACCCTCGGCGCCCCGGCCCGGCCGGGACTGACCCCCGCCGGCCTGGTCACGGTGCTGCTGGGGGCGGCGCTGCCGATCATCGACTTCTTCATCGTCAACGTCGCGCTCCCGACGATCGATGCCGACCTCCACGCGTCCACGGCGACCCTCGAGCTGGTGGTGGCGGCGTACGGCATCGCGTACGCGGTGCTGTTGGTGGTCGGCGGCCGCCTCGGCGACTCGCTCGGCAGGCGCCGGCTGTTCTTCATCGGCCTGTGGCTGTTCACGTTGACGTCCCTGGCCTGCGGAATCGCCCCGACGGCGACCACGCTGGTGATCGCCCGCGCCGCGCAGGGGGCGGCGTCGGCGTTGCTGCTGCCGCAGGTCCTGTCGATCATCCAGGCGACGACGTCCGGCGAAGAGCGTTCACGCGCATTGGGCCTCTACGGCGCGACGGGCGGCATCTCGACGATCGTCGGCCAGCTGCTCGGCGGCGCCCTGGTGGCGGCGGACGTGTTCGGCACCGGCTGGCGGCCGATCTTCCTGGTGAACGTGCCGATCGGGCTGGTGGTGCTGGTGCTGGCCCGCCGGCTGCCGGAAAGCCGCGCGCACGACCCGCTGGGCGTCGACCGCCTCGGCACGCTCCTGCTGGCGACGACCCTGCTGGCGTTGCTGGTCCCGCTGATGGAGGGCCGCGCGCTGGGCTGGCCGGCCTGGTCGATCGTCCTGCTGGCGCTCTCGCCCGTTTCGGCCGCGACGTTCGTGCACGTGGAGCGCCGCCTGGAGCGGCTGGGTGGCACGCCGCTGCTGCCGCCGTCGGTGATGCGCCTGCCGAGCGTCCGGAGCGGGCTGATGGTGGCGATCCCGTTCTTCGGCGCGTTCGGCTCGTTCATGTTCGTGTTCGCGATGACCCTGCAGGAGGGCCTGCACTTCGGCCCGCTGGGCGCCGGCGCCGCGCTGACGCCGCTGGCGGTCGCGTACTTCACGGTGTCGATGCTGAGCAGCCGCCTGGTGACCCGCTACGGCCAGAAGGTCGTACCCATCGGAGGCGCGATCACGGCGATCGGCATGGTGGTGCTGCTGTGCACGACGCTGTCGGCCTGGCCACACGTGACGGTGCTCGACCTGGCGCCGTCGATGGTGGCGATCGGCGTCGGGAACGCGCTGGCGATGACGACGTTGTTCCGGATCGTGCTGTCCCACGTGCCGACGGACCTGGCCGGGGTGGGCTCGGGCGTGATGACGACGAATCAGCAGACGTCGCTGGCTTTGGGTGTCGCGACTTTGGGGAGTCTGTACGCGGCGCTTTCGGGCTCGCTCGGGAGCCGCGACGCGTTCGCGGTGGTGATCGGGCTGGTGGCGGTGCTGGCGACGGTGGTCGCGATCACCGCGCGGCGCTTGCCGGACCCCCGGGTGTGA
- a CDS encoding DUF397 domain-containing protein gives MAIWRKSSYSGGSGQEGDCVEVAFTGATIATRDSKAPTAGALEMPPAAWSAFLSAVTPGGPASAAR, from the coding sequence TTGGCGATCTGGCGCAAGAGCAGCTACAGCGGTGGTTCCGGCCAGGAAGGCGATTGCGTGGAGGTTGCGTTCACCGGCGCCACCATCGCCACCCGGGACTCGAAAGCCCCCACGGCCGGGGCACTCGAGATGCCGCCGGCCGCGTGGTCCGCCTTCCTCTCCGCCGTCACACCCGGGGGTCCGGCAAGCGCCGCGCGGTGA
- a CDS encoding helix-turn-helix domain-containing protein, which translates to MLEDKPHVIDEFGVLMYPAVVDLAPVFEFVGVAVPVHDLQVLDASQRDTARTRESHIGTPGLRFVVDRQRGVTTMDRPTKPNYRRRQLGRTLRKLREAAGLSQEDAGRPLRFSSSKMSRIEQGFIPGYNDFLALLDRYGIISSDYGEYVRMFDYAKEKGWWHAFGLSGRGFISVEAEAAWVQTYQLGFVPGLLQTESYMRATFAGARDPFEGDELEKQIEVRQRRQRRLFEEPVLQVHAIVDEGALRREPCDREQLRHLLGMSRRANVRLQVIPLSSGSHDGLYSNFIVTGFPDPAESDLAYVEYCFGSLQIEKEAEVRAARLLFGHLADLALDEEDSRTLIAEL; encoded by the coding sequence GTGCTCGAGGACAAACCCCATGTCATCGACGAGTTCGGTGTACTCATGTACCCGGCGGTCGTCGACCTCGCGCCGGTATTCGAGTTCGTGGGGGTAGCCGTACCTGTCCATGACCTGCAGGTTCTCGACGCAAGTCAGCGCGACACGGCCCGCACACGGGAATCCCACATCGGCACACCCGGCCTACGATTCGTGGTTGATCGACAGCGAGGGGTGACCACCATGGATCGGCCGACCAAGCCGAACTACCGGCGACGCCAGCTCGGCCGCACCCTGCGCAAGCTACGCGAGGCGGCCGGGCTGAGCCAAGAGGACGCGGGCCGCCCGCTGCGGTTCTCCAGTTCGAAGATGAGCCGGATCGAGCAGGGGTTCATCCCGGGCTACAACGACTTCCTCGCGCTGCTCGACCGCTACGGGATCATCAGCTCGGACTACGGCGAGTACGTGCGGATGTTCGACTACGCCAAGGAGAAGGGCTGGTGGCACGCCTTCGGCTTGAGCGGCCGCGGATTCATCAGTGTCGAGGCCGAGGCGGCCTGGGTGCAGACCTACCAGCTGGGATTTGTGCCCGGCTTGCTGCAGACGGAGAGCTACATGCGCGCGACCTTCGCCGGTGCGCGCGATCCTTTCGAGGGTGACGAGCTGGAGAAGCAGATCGAGGTCAGGCAGCGGCGGCAGCGCAGGCTGTTCGAGGAGCCGGTCCTGCAGGTGCACGCGATCGTCGACGAGGGGGCCTTGCGCCGGGAGCCGTGCGACCGCGAACAGCTGCGGCACCTGCTCGGCATGTCGCGCCGGGCCAATGTCCGGCTGCAGGTGATTCCGCTGTCGTCGGGCTCGCACGACGGTCTCTACAGCAACTTCATCGTGACCGGGTTCCCCGATCCGGCCGAGTCCGACCTGGCCTACGTCGAATACTGTTTCGGCTCGCTGCAGATCGAGAAGGAGGCGGAAGTGCGCGCTGCTAGGCTGCTTTTCGGCCATCTCGCCGATCTTGCGCTGGACGAGGAGGACTCCCGGACGCTGATCGCCGAGCTGTGA
- a CDS encoding RNA polymerase sigma factor, with amino-acid sequence MTEPRVRPDPAFALLGLYETALPEVYGYLLSRCGDRTLAEELTSETFLGAVAACRKEYAPPVSTGWLIGVARHKLADHWRRTEREERGLRLVHDSAPDVEDPWDEQLDALRARQVLESLGPHHRAALTLRYVDGLGVPEVAGHLGRSVHATEALLVRARAAFRRAYEEKEGRDA; translated from the coding sequence GTGACGGAACCTCGGGTGCGACCGGACCCGGCCTTCGCGCTGCTCGGGCTGTACGAGACGGCCCTGCCGGAGGTCTACGGGTACCTGCTGTCCCGATGCGGTGACCGCACGCTCGCCGAGGAACTCACTTCGGAGACGTTCCTCGGGGCGGTCGCCGCCTGTCGCAAGGAGTACGCACCTCCAGTGAGCACCGGGTGGCTGATCGGCGTCGCCCGGCACAAGCTCGCCGACCACTGGCGGCGCACAGAACGTGAGGAACGCGGGCTGCGGCTGGTGCACGACAGCGCACCGGACGTCGAGGACCCGTGGGACGAGCAGCTCGACGCCCTGCGCGCGAGACAGGTGCTCGAATCCCTCGGGCCGCACCACCGCGCGGCCCTGACCCTGCGGTACGTCGACGGCCTCGGTGTGCCCGAGGTCGCCGGCCACCTGGGACGCAGCGTGCACGCCACCGAGGCGTTGCTCGTGCGGGCCCGTGCCGCGTTCCGGCGTGCCTACGAGGAGAAGGAGGGTCGCGATGCCTGA